From Staphylothermus hellenicus DSM 12710, a single genomic window includes:
- a CDS encoding coenzyme F420 hydrogenase/dehydrogenase beta subunit N-terminal domain-containing protein, whose amino-acid sequence MLKIGQHYYVRTTITVFREKALHGGVASSIKYYMLSKKSIDYTVAVKSFNIISGKPIFLYSPYEAINVTGSFEVAPINISKIPQRLL is encoded by the coding sequence TTGCTTAAAATAGGCCAGCACTACTATGTTAGAACAACTATTACTGTATTTCGCGAGAAAGCTTTGCACGGCGGTGTTGCCTCCTCGATCAAATATTATATGCTCAGCAAGAAAAGTATTGATTATACAGTTGCAGTCAAAAGCTTCAACATAATAAGCGGAAAACCCATATTTCTATATTCCCCATATGAAGCTATTAATGTAACTGGTTCATTCGAAGTAGCCCCCATAAATATCTCGAAGATCCCCCAGAGACTACTCTAA